Sequence from the Flavobacteriales bacterium genome:
CGGTCGAGCGTTAAATAATCGAGACCAACATCCAGTAGAAAATTGAGACGTGAACGGATTTCTTTTAGAATTTCCGTCGCAATTTTCACCTGACGCGCATTCATTTTTTTATCGATGGTTTTGAATAATTCACTCAGTTGAGTGATATCCATCGAAGCTAGTTCGAAAATGTTTTTATTGGCAATTTTAAAGTAAAGCGATTCTTTTTTCAGTCGGCTTCCATTGCATTCGGGACAAGTAACCTGATTCATAAATCCGGAAGCCCAGCGCTGAATGGTGCGTGAGGGATTTTCCTGTGAATGACGCAAAACAAAATTTACTACGCCTTCATATTCCTGAACGTATTCGGTAATTCCGGTAGCGTTGGGAAGTTTAAAAATCTCATCGGTTCCGTATAAAACTTTACTGATCACCGCCTCAGGTAATTCTTCAACGGGACTCGTGATTTTTAATTTGTGATGATGCAATAACCCTTCAATCTGCCGCATGATTACGGCGTTTTTAAATTCACCAAGCGGTGCAATGGCTCCTTGTTTAATACTTTTTGATGGATCAGGTATTATTTTTTCGAGATCGGCCTCGGTTACTTCGCCAATTCCATCGCAATGCGGACAAGCCCCATAGGGTGAATTAAAAGAAAATAAATTTGGTGCAGGTTCCGGATAGGAGATTCCGGAAGTTGGACACATTAAAGAACGACTGAAATAACGTGTTTTATCCGTATCCATATCCAGCACCAGAAGCGAACCTTTTCCGTGCTTCATGGCTTGTTTTACCGATTCGGCAATGCGCTGTTCATTATCTGCTTTTGCTTCAATCCGGTCAATTACAATTTCAATATCGTGGATCTTATAGCGGTCGAGCGAAATTCGTTCAGTTACTTCTTTTATTTTTCCATCTACCCGAACCCGGAGAAATCCCATTTTTTTGATTTGCTCGAACAATTCACGGTAGTGACCTTTTCTTCCTTTAACAACAGGTGCAAGAATGGCAATTTTCTTTTTGTGGTAATCCTGCACAATCAGTTCCAGTATCTGAGAATCGGAATACTTCACCATTTTTTCTCCGGTAACGTAACTGTAAGCTTCACCGGCGCGTGCATATAAAAGGCGCAAAAAGTCGTACACCTCCGTGATGGTTCCTACAGTGGACCGCGGATTTTTTGATACGGTTTTCTGCTCAATGGAAATAACAGGCGATAATCCGGTTATTTTATCTACATCCGGACGCTCCATTCCTCCCAAAAAGGACCGGGCGTATGAAGAGAAAGTTTCAATATAACGGCGTTGTCCCTCGGCATAAATGGTATCGAAAGCGAGTGATGATTTTCCGCTTCCGGACAATCCGGTAAATACAACCAGTTTGTTTCTGGGAATTTGAAGGTCAATATTTTTCAGGTTGTGCACACGGGCACCATACACTGAAATTAATTCTTCGTCGGGGGTATTGGTCTTGCTCATTTACAGGTAACAAAATTAAGGTGCTACCGGTTTAAGAGCAAAATCATTTTTTGGAACTTTTATCGAATATTTTTTATGCGATTTGTTCGGAAGTGAGTTATCTCTCAGCCAAGGGTTGAGCAACTTGATAATTTTAAGGTTTGTATTTTGTTGATGCGCCCATTCGTTAATGCTGTTAATGGTGCTGTCCACCTCAACATTTTGCGTTTCGTATGGTTCGTAGAGGTCTTTCGGGCGAATATTGAATCCGTAAAACTCCGGGTTACGGAATATTTCTTTCGCAGCCAATACACGAAATACATAGCGATGAGTTTCAGAATTCAGGTAGAGGTCGTAATAATTACTAACGCCTTGCTCCGTAAGTTTTCCTTTCACCCCGCCGGTGCCCATGTTATAGCTGGCAGCAACAAGGGTCCAATTCCCCAATATTTTATACGCATCTTTAAAATATTTGCAGGCAGCTCTTGTCGCTTTTTCTACATCGTATCGTTCATCTACAAACCCGTTTACTTCCAGACCATAACTTTGTCCGGTAGATTTCAAAAATTGCCAATAGCCGGAAGCTCCTGCGGGGGACACCACATTATCGAAATTACTTTCAATGGCTGCGATGTATTTAAAATCTTCGGGAACACCTTCTTCTTTGAGAATTTTCTCCATCACCGGAAACCAGCGATGTGCACGCTTAATCATAAAAATGGTGGCCGAATGCCAATAGGTATTGATGGTTAATTCTTTATCCAGACGTTCGCGAATATCCACATCTTCCAAAGGAACCCGCTCGCCGGCAAAGTCGAGACCTTCCGGTGTAGCGAGGGAATAGATTTTATAATTCTCGGCTACATGTTCCCGGTAATTGTTATCGTTGTTTTTCTCCGGATCGGTATTTACCGACCAAACCAGCGTGCTTGCCGTAACAATGCTGCATGTGAATATCACCGACAAATAGGCAATTTGTCTAAGCCTGCTGCTTCGTTTCTTTTTTTGATCCTCCATGGTTGCCATTTTTTCTCGTGATTAAGAACATGATTAAAAATACGATTAAAAAATAAGACCAGAAAAGGAGAGTGAATAAATGTGACCAGTCGTCGATTATTCGTATGATTATAAAAACAAAAAGCAGCGAAATGGAATTAAGCGCGATAAAAATGAAGGCCACTTGTGCATCACTGAAACCGAGATACGACAAATGATGAGTGGTATGATCTTTTCCACCGACCATCGGTGACTGTCCGCGCGCAATTCGATTAATCACCACAATGGTGGTGTCGATAAAAGGAACCATAAAACCAATCAGCACCAGCGTGAATTGCTTGGCCTGTACTGGAACAGCACTATGATCGAGTCCATTCCAAAAATAGCGGATTCCATAGTAAGCCAAAAATGCGCCGAGAAACTGACTTCCGGTATCACCCATAAACATTTTGGAAGGATGCCAATTGTGAAACAAAAATCCAATCAAAGAAGCCATCACGGCAAGAAGAATTACCAAATCGAAATCGCCTGCGCTGCCGGTAAATACCTGACTGGTCATAAACATTAAAATGATCCCGATGGAAACCACTGTAGTAATTCCATCCATATTATCCAGCATATTGATGGAGTTCATAATTCCTACCACCCATAAGAGGGTAAGGAAAATATTAAGCCATTCCCATGGTGTGATTTTAATGTAGTTCTCCGTGAAATATAAAATAACTCCACAAGCGATTTGCACGAATAATTTTAAAAGTGGTTTTGTATTGTAGGCATCATCTGCCAATCCCATCATAAATGCTATAATGCAAATGCTAATGAGACCAAGCACCGGTTTGTTGTGAAAAACCAGGGCTCCCGGAAAGAATATTGAAAAGGTGGAAATGGTAATCAGAAAGGCAAGAAAGAAGGTAATACCTCCAAGCGCAGGTTTACTCACCGCGCTCCAGCGGATGACGGTGGTGGAAGCATCGCGGATTCCTAAACTTCTGGAAAACTTC
This genomic interval carries:
- the uvrA gene encoding excinuclease ABC subunit UvrA; protein product: MSKTNTPDEELISVYGARVHNLKNIDLQIPRNKLVVFTGLSGSGKSSLAFDTIYAEGQRRYIETFSSYARSFLGGMERPDVDKITGLSPVISIEQKTVSKNPRSTVGTITEVYDFLRLLYARAGEAYSYVTGEKMVKYSDSQILELIVQDYHKKKIAILAPVVKGRKGHYRELFEQIKKMGFLRVRVDGKIKEVTERISLDRYKIHDIEIVIDRIEAKADNEQRIAESVKQAMKHGKGSLLVLDMDTDKTRYFSRSLMCPTSGISYPEPAPNLFSFNSPYGACPHCDGIGEVTEADLEKIIPDPSKSIKQGAIAPLGEFKNAVIMRQIEGLLHHHKLKITSPVEELPEAVISKVLYGTDEIFKLPNATGITEYVQEYEGVVNFVLRHSQENPSRTIQRWASGFMNQVTCPECNGSRLKKESLYFKIANKNIFELASMDITQLSELFKTIDKKMNARQVKIATEILKEIRSRLNFLLDVGLDYLTLDRSSRSLSGGEAQRIRLATQIGSELVGVLYILDEPSIGLHQRDNTRLISSLKKLRDIGNSVIVVEHDKEMILESDFLVDIGPGAGINGGKIVEATDPKKLKNSKSITTAYLSGKKEIPVPKKRREGSGKSIILRNATGHNLKNVTVEIPLQQFVCVTGVSGSGKSSLINETLYPILSSHFYNSVQTPLPYGKIEGLEHIDKVIEIDQSPIGRTPRSNPSTYTNMFTDIRNLFAMLPEAKVRGYNAGRFSFNVKGGRCETCQGGGLKTIEMNFLPDVYVECETCGGKRYNKETLEVRFKGKSISDVLNMTISNAVEFFEGIPAIKQKLVTMESVGLGYLTLGQPSTTLSGGEAQRIKLATELSKRETGRTLYILDEPTTGLHFEDIRLLLEVLNRLVDNGNSVLVIEHNLDIIKVADHIIDMGPEGGRGGGKILATGTPELVAHNKESHTARYLKAELGIR
- a CDS encoding lytic transglycosylase domain-containing protein, with amino-acid sequence MEDQKKKRSSRLRQIAYLSVIFTCSIVTASTLVWSVNTDPEKNNDNNYREHVAENYKIYSLATPEGLDFAGERVPLEDVDIRERLDKELTINTYWHSATIFMIKRAHRWFPVMEKILKEEGVPEDFKYIAAIESNFDNVVSPAGASGYWQFLKSTGQSYGLEVNGFVDERYDVEKATRAACKYFKDAYKILGNWTLVAASYNMGTGGVKGKLTEQGVSNYYDLYLNSETHRYVFRVLAAKEIFRNPEFYGFNIRPKDLYEPYETQNVEVDSTINSINEWAHQQNTNLKIIKLLNPWLRDNSLPNKSHKKYSIKVPKNDFALKPVAP
- a CDS encoding undecaprenyl/decaprenyl-phosphate alpha-N-acetylglucosaminyl 1-phosphate transferase codes for the protein MPDKESLFWIYSAYYFFIVGFTILVNGILLKFSRSLGIRDASTTVIRWSAVSKPALGGITFFLAFLITISTFSIFFPGALVFHNKPVLGLISICIIAFMMGLADDAYNTKPLLKLFVQIACGVILYFTENYIKITPWEWLNIFLTLLWVVGIMNSINMLDNMDGITTVVSIGIILMFMTSQVFTGSAGDFDLVILLAVMASLIGFLFHNWHPSKMFMGDTGSQFLGAFLAYYGIRYFWNGLDHSAVPVQAKQFTLVLIGFMVPFIDTTIVVINRIARGQSPMVGGKDHTTHHLSYLGFSDAQVAFIFIALNSISLLFVFIIIRIIDDWSHLFTLLFWSYFLIVFLIMFLITRKNGNHGGSKKETKQQA